TCGGAAGCGCTGATCTCTCGACCCTGCCCGCCGATTACATCGATCACGTCGAGGTCGTGCGCGGCCCGTACTCGGCACTCTACGGCGGCAACGCCATGTCGGGTGTGGTGCAGTTCGTCACCAAGGATGGCGCCGACCACAAGAGTGGGGCCGACTACATCGGGGGCGGCCAGGGCACCAGCATCGCCACGGGCATCATCAGCACCCGACTCGGAACCGCCGATCTGCTCATCGTGCCCACCTTGCGCAGCGTGGCCGGTGATCGGCCGAACGCGAGCTCTGAGCTGCAGAACGGATTTCTTCGCTTCTCGCTCCCCACGGGAACCAACGAGACGCTCACCATCTCGGCGGGTCTCAATCGCTCTCGCGTGGGTACACCAGGTCCGCAGCCAGCGGCTGATGTGACCCAGCGAACCCAGAGCCAGCTGCGCCTGGGCAACAACCTGGCGTCGACCCTCGTCGACAGCCAGGGAGGGTCGCAGCGCTTCCTCAATATCGACTACAAGACCGATCGTCTGCTCGTGCACGCCTGGCAGAGCGCGTGGACGCCCACGTTCCACAACGCCTACGTCGACTTCGCGGGTGACATCCACGCCGCCGACACCGTGGCCCGAGAGTACGACACCGGCGTCGACGCGCGCATCAAGATCCCTCACCTCAAAGACAGCGCCCTCACGCTGGGTGCCCTCTACGAGCGCACATACATGGGCTACAGCTCGGTCGATACCGACACGACGCTCGCGGTGTCTGCCGCGCCCGTGACCTTTGTGGCGGGTCGAGACATCCGCGCCATCTACGCTGAGGAGTCGCTGCAGCTCGGGCGCTTGTCGGCGACCCTGGGGCTTCGCGCCGAGAACGGCACGGGGTACGGGGGGCAGATCAGCCCACGCACGGCGTTCCTCTATCGGCTCAACGACCAGCTGGGGCTGCGCGCCGCCTGGGGGCGAGGATTTCGCGCGCCGACCCTCTCCGAGCTCTACTACCCGGAGAGCTTCGGCGCCGCGGGCAATCCCAATCTGCGCCCCCAGACCTCCACCACCTATGAGATCGGCCTCGAGGCCCTGATCACGAAGCAGCTGCTGCTGCGTCTCACGGGCTTCAGCGATGACGTGAACGGTCTCATCGCATACGCTCCCGTGGGCCCCGTCGGGCCTTTCGGCAATGAGTTCATTCC
This is a stretch of genomic DNA from Pseudomonadota bacterium. It encodes these proteins:
- a CDS encoding TonB-dependent receptor; this translates as GSADLSTLPADYIDHVEVVRGPYSALYGGNAMSGVVQFVTKDGADHKSGADYIGGGQGTSIATGIISTRLGTADLLIVPTLRSVAGDRPNASSELQNGFLRFSLPTGTNETLTISAGLNRSRVGTPGPQPAADVTQRTQSQLRLGNNLASTLVDSQGGSQRFLNIDYKTDRLLVHAWQSAWTPTFHNAYVDFAGDIHAADTVAREYDTGVDARIKIPHLKDSALTLGALYERTYMGYSSVDTDTTLAVSAAPVTFVAGRDIRAIYAEESLQLGRLSATLGLRAENGTGYGGQISPRTAFLYRLNDQLGLRAAWGRGFRAPTLSELYYPESFGAAGNPNLRPQTSTTYEIGLEALITKQLLLRLTGFSDDVNGLIAYAPVGPVGPFGNEFIPSNLNKARKKGVESQLQWQVTPELTVGGTYTYIDATQINQEVVNAFTNQLATVSRPLANVPRTRATVTVSWQQPKGFGVQIDGVVLGERGQYYANYSDPSGLVTYDTKALPAVGVLDLTVGHHARLGDVQGQVFLKITNLLNSRYALNFGNDFHDLNYPMPGRTFYFGLSPRF